CCGCGGAAACACTGGACAACGCAACCAACCCAACGGCTTCGAACAACTCCTAGCCGACCTGTCCATCACCCAAAAGAACGGGAAACCCGCACACCCCACCACCCAAGGCAAGATCGAACGCTTCCACCAAACCCTCAAACAATGGCTGACAGCAGCAGGCCCATCAACCACCCTCGACGAACTCAACACACAACTCAACCAGTTCACCCACATCTACAACCATGAGCGGCCCCACCGAGCCCTCAACCGCACAACACCAGCAGTGGCCTACACGGCCCTACCCAAAGCAGAACCCACCATGGAAGCCTTCAACCAGATCTGGAGAGTACGCCACGACAAAGTCGACCCCGACGGCCACGCCACCCTGCGCTACGCAGGCAAACTCCTCCACCTAGGCATCGGCCGAGCACACACCGGCGCGACCATCATCATCCTCATCCACGCCAACAACACCATCGTCATCAACAAAACAACCGGTGAAATCATCGCCGAACACACCATCGACCCGACCCACAACTACCAACCCAAAAAGCCCACACCCACCCACCAAACCGGAACGATGACGTGAGACACCAGCGGAACGATGACCCGAGACATCCCCACACAAACCGGAACGATGACCCGAGACACCCCCGCGCCAAAAACACAAAAAAGTCTCGCGACACCGAGGAACGATGTCGCGAGACTTCACAATGGCGGAGACGGGGGGATTTGAACCCCCGAGGGACCTTTCGACCCCTACCTTCTTAGCAGGAAGGCGCACTCGACCGGACTATGCGACGTCTCCATGCGTACATATCGTAGCGTGAACGATCCCGAATTCTCCAATCGACAGTAGAGGATTGGGGTCACATCGAATGTCAGATCATGTCGGTGGTTGATGGTGGATGACACGCGTGGGTGAAGGGGTGATTTGTCACTCAATTCGATTTTGGGTATACGAGCACGCGTTCTATCGGGTAGTTGTGTGTCACAGGACAAAACGTGCGTTTCGCATAATGAAACATGACGTGGCTATTGGCTCGATGGGGACCTAATGAGACTTGATATTGCAGGTTTGGCGCAGCGCGAAGACTTTGCGCGTGCTGGTGTCACTCTTCCAGAGTTTGATGTACAGCAGATGCAGGAATCTGGCCGTGAGACTCCGTGTTGGATCCACGTCGGCCCGGGAAACATCTTTCGTGTGTTCATCGCGCGCGTAGCGGCTGAAATGATTGCAGCCGGCCACCAGTGGCCAATTACGGCCGTGGTGCCCATGGATCCGAAGGAGCTTGATACTCAGCTCGCAGCGCACGATCTCATGACGCTCGGTGTAACTCTACGCGAGGACGGCACACGTGGTCTGGACGTCATCGCAGGCATGTCCGAAGGACTTGCCACACGCCGTGAAGATGACTTTGCTCGCCTAATTGAGATTATCAAGCAGCCGCAGGTCAGCCTCATGAGCTTCACGATTACGGAGAAGGGTTATGCCATCCGTGATTCTGCGAGCAATCTTCAGAGTGCCGTCGTAGATGCCATCGCATCCGATCCACACGCGTACCAGCCTCATACGATGGGATTGGTCGCGGGCCTGCTGGTCCACCGCTTTGAAGCCGGCGCCGCCCCCATCACGTTTATGAGTTGCGACAACTTCAGCAACAACGGAGACAAGCTTCGTGATTCCGTCCTCACCATCGTTGAGGGTTGGAATGAATCCGGAAGCGTTTCGGATGAGTTCGTCGCATGGGTCAAGGATGGCTCACAAGTCGCATTCCCCATCTCCGTGATCGACAAGATCACCCCACGCCCCAACGAATCTGTGGCAGAGGATCTGGCCAAACTCGGTTTCGAAGATATGGCCCTGCAAGTGCTAGGGCGCACTCCACTGGCGGGCTTTGTGAACTCAGAACCAACTGAGTACCTGATCGTGGAGGATGCCTTCGCTGGCGAACGCCCACCATTTGAGGATTTCGGCGTGCTCATTGCCAGCCGCAAGGTGTGTGACGATTTTGAACATATGAAGTTCACCACCTGCCTCAATCCGCTTCATACGGCGTTGGCGGTCTCTGGCTGCCTGCTCCGGTTCCCCACCATCGATTCCGAAATGCGGGATCCCGCGCTTGCCGCCTTGGTCAACCGCTTGGGGTGGGACGAAGGCCTTCCCGTCGTCGTCGACCCCGGGATTGTGGCACCAAGCGACTTCCTTCGTGAAGTACTCGAAGTTCGTTTCCCCAACCCGTTCCTGCCTGACGATCCGGCCCGAATCGCAATGGATACGTCACAGAAGCTCCCTATCAGGTTTGGCGAGACCATCAAGGCATACATCGAACGTGGACTTGACCTCGATTCTCTTGAGGCAATGCCACTGGTCTTTGCGATCTGGTGCCGTTACCTCATGGGTATTGCCGACGACGGCGCCGCGTTCACGCCTTCTTCGGATCCGTTGCTTGAGGAGCTGCAGGCACATGTGGCTGGAATCAAGCTTGGCGATGAGCTGACATCAGAAGCCGTTCACGAGACTCTCCAGCCCATCCTTTCCAACTCCACGATTTTCGCGGTGAACCTCTATGAGACTCCGCTTGCCGCGAAGGTCGAAGCATTCTTCCCGCGTCTTATCGCCGGACCAGGCGCCGTGCGTGACACCCTCAACAAGGAGATGAACATCAAATGAAGATGACCTTCCGCTGGTATGGCGAAGGATTTGATCCGATCCCGTTGCAGTACATCCGTCAGATCCCCGGCATGACCGGAATCATGGGTGTGCTCGATCAGTACGCTGCCGGTGAAGTGTGGTCAGAAGAGGACATCAAGGCACTCATTGACCAGGTCAACGCTGCTGGCCTCGAATGCGAGATCATTGAGTCCGTTAATGTCCACGAGGACATTAAGCTTGGCCGCCCAACTCGCGATCAGTACATTAAGAACTACTGCCAGACTCTGGAGAACTTGGCCAAGTACGGCATCAAGGTTGTCATCTACAACTTCATGCCGGTCTTCGATTGGCTGCGCACGGAGCTGTACCACGAGAACGAAGACGGTTCGACCTGCCTGTACTACAACCATGCAGACGTCGAAGGCATGACCCCGATGGAGATCGTCGAGCGCACTGCCGCCGATTCCCAGGGCTTCACTCTGCCAGGCTGGGAACCAGAGCGTCTTTCCCAGCTCTCCGAAGTTCTTGAGGCCTACGAAGGCATCGATGCCAACCAGCTTCGCGAGAACTACAAGTACTTCCTCGAAGGCATCATTCCCACGTGTGAAAAGGTGGGCATTCGCATGGCCGTCCACCCCGATGATCCTGCCTGGGAGCTCTTCGGCATTCCGCGAATCTGCAACAGTCGAGATGATCTCGACAAGATCGTGAATCTCGTCGACTCACCATCAAACTCACTGTGCGTGTGCTCTGGATCCCTTGGATCCAACCCGGCCAATGACGTTCCAGCCATTTTCCGCGAGTTCGGCGAACGCAATCGAATTGCTGCCGCCCATGTACGCAACGTCAAGTACCTTGGCGAAAAGCACTTCAAGGAAGCTCCCCACCTGTCACGTGAAGGCGACCTAGACATGGAAGCCATCATGGAAGCAATCCATGACACGTGCCCAGATGTCTACGTGCGTCCCGACCATGGCCGCATGATCTGGGGCGAAACCGGCCGCGCTGGCTACCCGCTCTACGATCGTGCACTTGGGGCGGTCTACCTCAACGGCCTCTACGAGGCAATTGAGAAGGTAAAGGCGCGTGGCTGAAGTGACTACCGATATTCATGCTGAAGCACGCAATCTGTGTGCGGCAAATCCAATCATTCCCGTTGTGGTCATTGACGATCCAGCACATGCTGTTGAGGCGGGCAAGGCACTTCTCGCCGGCGGAATCGCTTGCGCTGAGTTGACTTTCCGCACTGCGGCCGCTGCCGAGGTTATCAAAGAGATGGTTGCCGTTGAGGGGCTCACCGTGGGTGCCGGAACTGTGGTTAACGTTGAGCAGGCTCGCCGCGCGTTGGATGCTGGTGCGACCTTCCTCGTATCACCCGGCTTCTCCGCGGCTGTTGCGCAGTTCGCTAGCGATGAGTCAATCCCATACATGCCGGGTACTGTGACTGCCTCGGAGATTACTGCGGCACTCGATTATGGATTTGAGACGCTCAAGTTCTTCCCTGCAGTAGCTTCTGGCGGTCTGCCGGTAGTTAAGGCGCTTTCAGCGCCGTTCCCTCAGGTCAAGTTTGTTGCGACAGGCGGAATTGGAACCAAGAATATCGCTGAGTGGATCACCAATCCGGCGATCGCTTCCGTAGGTGGTTCATGGATGATTTCGCGCGACGACGTCGCCAACCAGCGCTGGGATCAGATTACGAAGCTCTCAACCGAAGCAGTGGCTCTGGTCGAGAAGGCTCGTAAGTGACTCTGAAAATCAAGCCCGCAGAGGAATGCCGTTACGACATCGTTTCCTTAGGCGAAGTTATGCTTCGTCTGGATCCGGGTGAAGGCCGCATCCGCACTGCTCGCTCGTTCCGAGCAAGTGAAGGTGGTGGCGAATACAATGTCGCCCGCGGTTTGCGCCGTTGCTTCGGCAAGCGTGGAGCGATTGTTACAGCGCTTGTAAATGATGAGGTCGGACGCCTCCTCGAGGATCTCATGTTGACTTCGGGACTCGATACTTCGTGGGTCAAGTGGGTTGAATCCGACGGCGTCGGCCGATCTGTACGCAATGGTCTCAACTTCACTGAGCGTGGATTTGGTGTTCGCGGCGCGGTCGGTTCCTCTGATCGGGGAAACACTGCAATCGCTCAGATGCAGCCTGATGATATCGATTGGGACGCACTCTTCGGCCAAGGAGTCCGGTGGTTGCACACGGGTGGTATCTTCGCAGCTCTCTCAGAGAACGCGGCTGCGGTGGCGAAGGCAGCCATGGAGGCGGCACATCGTCACGGCACGGTCGTTTCCTACGACCTCAACTACCGCCCGTCCCTGTGGGCTGGCATCGGTGGCCAGAAGCGGGCACAGGAAGTCAACCGCGAGCTAGCTCAGTACGTGGATGTGATGATCGGGAACGAAGAGGACTTTACGGCCTCGCTCGGATTTGAAGTCGAAGGAACTGACGAGAATCTGACCGTTCTGCCCATCGATTCCTTCAAGAAGATGATCGAGAAGGTTTCCGCTGAATACACCAACTTCGAGGTAATTGGCACGACGCTGCGCCAGGTGCGCACCGCGACCGTCAATGACCTGGGTGCCATCGCTTGGATGCGTGGGCAGGGATTTGCCCAGGCTACTCAGCGCAATGGTTTGGAGATCCTTGACCGTGTTGGCGGCGGAGATTCTTTTGCCTCTGGTTTGGCATACGGAATCCTCGAATACGGAAACATCGAGAAAGCAGTCAACTACGGCGCAGCCCATGGAGCACTTGCCATGACTACGCCGGGCGAT
The DNA window shown above is from Changpingibacter yushuensis and carries:
- a CDS encoding integrase core domain-containing protein — its product is MWQSDFTHWPLSDGTDTEIISWLDDHSRFLLHTSAHPRITGPIVIDTFTTTMDTYGPPASTLTDNTMVYTTRLARGNTGQRNQPNGFEQLLADLSITQKNGKPAHPTTQGKIERFHQTLKQWLTAAGPSTTLDELNTQLNQFTHIYNHERPHRALNRTTPAVAYTALPKAEPTMEAFNQIWRVRHDKVDPDGHATLRYAGKLLHLGIGRAHTGATIIILIHANNTIVINKTTGEIIAEHTIDPTHNYQPKKPTPTHQTGTMT
- a CDS encoding mannitol dehydrogenase family protein codes for the protein MRLDIAGLAQREDFARAGVTLPEFDVQQMQESGRETPCWIHVGPGNIFRVFIARVAAEMIAAGHQWPITAVVPMDPKELDTQLAAHDLMTLGVTLREDGTRGLDVIAGMSEGLATRREDDFARLIEIIKQPQVSLMSFTITEKGYAIRDSASNLQSAVVDAIASDPHAYQPHTMGLVAGLLVHRFEAGAAPITFMSCDNFSNNGDKLRDSVLTIVEGWNESGSVSDEFVAWVKDGSQVAFPISVIDKITPRPNESVAEDLAKLGFEDMALQVLGRTPLAGFVNSEPTEYLIVEDAFAGERPPFEDFGVLIASRKVCDDFEHMKFTTCLNPLHTALAVSGCLLRFPTIDSEMRDPALAALVNRLGWDEGLPVVVDPGIVAPSDFLREVLEVRFPNPFLPDDPARIAMDTSQKLPIRFGETIKAYIERGLDLDSLEAMPLVFAIWCRYLMGIADDGAAFTPSSDPLLEELQAHVAGIKLGDELTSEAVHETLQPILSNSTIFAVNLYETPLAAKVEAFFPRLIAGPGAVRDTLNKEMNIK
- a CDS encoding mannonate dehydratase; translation: MKMTFRWYGEGFDPIPLQYIRQIPGMTGIMGVLDQYAAGEVWSEEDIKALIDQVNAAGLECEIIESVNVHEDIKLGRPTRDQYIKNYCQTLENLAKYGIKVVIYNFMPVFDWLRTELYHENEDGSTCLYYNHADVEGMTPMEIVERTAADSQGFTLPGWEPERLSQLSEVLEAYEGIDANQLRENYKYFLEGIIPTCEKVGIRMAVHPDDPAWELFGIPRICNSRDDLDKIVNLVDSPSNSLCVCSGSLGSNPANDVPAIFREFGERNRIAAAHVRNVKYLGEKHFKEAPHLSREGDLDMEAIMEAIHDTCPDVYVRPDHGRMIWGETGRAGYPLYDRALGAVYLNGLYEAIEKVKARG
- a CDS encoding bifunctional 4-hydroxy-2-oxoglutarate aldolase/2-dehydro-3-deoxy-phosphogluconate aldolase, with amino-acid sequence MAEVTTDIHAEARNLCAANPIIPVVVIDDPAHAVEAGKALLAGGIACAELTFRTAAAAEVIKEMVAVEGLTVGAGTVVNVEQARRALDAGATFLVSPGFSAAVAQFASDESIPYMPGTVTASEITAALDYGFETLKFFPAVASGGLPVVKALSAPFPQVKFVATGGIGTKNIAEWITNPAIASVGGSWMISRDDVANQRWDQITKLSTEAVALVEKARK
- a CDS encoding sugar kinase, yielding MTLKIKPAEECRYDIVSLGEVMLRLDPGEGRIRTARSFRASEGGGEYNVARGLRRCFGKRGAIVTALVNDEVGRLLEDLMLTSGLDTSWVKWVESDGVGRSVRNGLNFTERGFGVRGAVGSSDRGNTAIAQMQPDDIDWDALFGQGVRWLHTGGIFAALSENAAAVAKAAMEAAHRHGTVVSYDLNYRPSLWAGIGGQKRAQEVNRELAQYVDVMIGNEEDFTASLGFEVEGTDENLTVLPIDSFKKMIEKVSAEYTNFEVIGTTLRQVRTATVNDLGAIAWMRGQGFAQATQRNGLEILDRVGGGDSFASGLAYGILEYGNIEKAVNYGAAHGALAMTTPGDTSMANLDEVERLVGGGSARVKR